The genomic stretch AGCTGGTACATTTGGGCCAGACCGAACTTGTCCGCCCGGTTCACAATCAGCGTATTCACATTGGGCAAATCCAATCCCGACTCAATAATCATGGTAGACACCAGGCAGTCAAATTCCCGGTTCATAAATGCCAGCATGACATTTTCCAGTTCATGCCCCTTCATTTTGCCATGGGCCACCCGCACCCGGACTTCCGGCACCAGTTTTTGAACCATTTCCGCCACCGCCGCGATGGACTGCACCCGGTTGTGGACAAAAAACACCTGTCCCCCCCGGTGCACCTCATTTAGAATAGCCTGGCGAATGAGCTTTTTATCAAATGGCATAACCTCCGTCATAATTGGAAGCCGGTTTGCAGGCGAGGTATTTATGGTCGACATATCCCGGGCCCCCATAATTGAAAAATGAAGCGTCCGTGGAATCGGCGTTGCGGTAAGCGTCAGGACATCCACCAGCTTAAATTTCTCTTTAAGGCGCTCCTTTTGTGCCACGCCAAACCGGTGTTCTTCGTCGATAATTAGCAGTCCCAGGTCCTTGAATGCAATATCTTTTGAAAGAAGCCGATGGGTTCCGATCAAAATATCCACGGTGCCATGTTTAACCCCTTCAACTATTTCTTGTTGTTCCTTTCTGGATTTGAACCGGGAAAGAAGGGCAATCCTGATTGGAAACTTTTCCAGTCGTTCTTTAAAGGTGTTGTAATGTTGCTGGGCCAAAACCGTTGTGGGAACCAAAACGGCCACCTGCTTGCCGTCCACGGCGGCTTTAAAAGCGGCCCGCAAGGCAACCTCTGTTTTTCCAAAACCCACATCCCCGCAAACCAGGCGGTCCATGGGAACAGGGGACTCCATATCCCGCTTAATCTCTTCAATTGTCCTGAGTTGATCCGGGGTTTCAGTGTACACAAAGGATGCCTCCAACTCCTTTTGCCACAAGGTGTCCTTTGAGAAGGCAAATCCCTTTGCCGCCTTTCGCCAGGCATAAATGGTGATGAGCTTGTTGGCCATTTCCTCAATGGCCTTTTTGGTGCGATTTTTTATCCGCTCCCAATCGGTGCCCCCCAATTTGTTGAGCCGGGGCTGAAAGCCTTCGCGGCCGGTAAACTTTCTGACCCGGTGCAGCTTGTCAATGGGAACATACAGTTTATCCCCATCCCGGTACTCCAGCTGAATGGTCTCCCTTTCGCTTCCTGCCACCTGAATGCGGGACAGGCCCAAAAAGCGGCCGATACCAAAATCCTCGTGCACCACATAATCCCCGGCAGCAAGAGCCTCCACATTCCGCACCGGGGTTCCACCCCGGTATTTGCCCCATCGCTTTCGTCTGGGGGGCCGGCCGTAAATGTCTTTTTCTGTGTAGAGAACCAGTCCCGCTTCAGGAAAATAGAAGCCGTCAGAGAGGGCCCCTTTTCCCAGGTGGACTGCCTCTGTGTCCAGAGAAGACTCTTCAAAAAGCTCTTTAAATCGTTTGATTTCAAATGCTTCTTCAAGAGAAATAAAGACTTCCGAAGGCGGGGAGTCTCCTGGACTCAGCCGTTTTTGAATGGATTCCTGCAATCGGTTAAGGTTCCCCCGAAAGTTTTCATGAGTCACAATCTGAGGGTTGAGTGCATTTTTCCCGGAGGATAAAAATTCATTTCTGACAACCACCCTCCCCTTCATCTCCTGAAGGAAATCCGGCAAATCAAACAATCGCCCGGACGCGTTTTCCCCAAAGGTTTCAGCAAAAGGATCGTCTGGCGCTCCACCCTCTCCCGATAACATCTTTTCGTACACTTCCGGCTGATCCAACAGGATGATGCTATTTTCCTGCAAATATTGAAACAACGAACATTCCGCCGCCGAGGGATCCTTGGAAGAACTGGGTTGCAGCAGGGTTAACGCATTCATTAATTTTGTTGATCGCTGGGTGATCACGTCAAAATAGCGAATGGAATCTACCAAATTACCAAAGAACTCAACGCGAACCGGATTTTCTTCTTCGTAGGGAAAAACATCAACAATGCCCCCCCTCACGCTAAACTCTCCAACACCCCCTACCGTTTCGACCCGTTCGTAGCCAAAATCAAACAGGTTTTGAACAAAGGATTCAAATTCGGTTTCCCGGTTGACCTGAAGAAAAATCCGGGATCGTCTGAAATACGCCGGCTGTGGAATTTTTTCCGATGCTGCCCGCAGGGTTGTCACAAAAACGGCGTCACTCCCCTCAAGAAGCATTTGAAGTGTCCGAAGCCGCTGACCGGTTACCTCAAATTGCACCTGGGAGTAATAGGCCTTTCCGGCCTGCGTTTCCGGGTAATAATTAACCGTCTCCTCTCCCAAAAGAAACCGTAAATCAGAGAAGAGAATCTCCGCTCGCGGTGTATCTGGTAAAACTATTAGTATTTGTTTTTTAAGGTGGTTACGCAACAAGTTCACAAAAACGGACAGAGAACTTCCCCTCAGCCCTTTTATGACAAGGGGCTGTTCCTTTGACAGGCGCGACAACGATTGGTCAAAAAACGCAGTCTTTTGAAACTTTTCTAAAAGGTGATTAAACACAAATAACAACTTATTCTTATTTCAATGTGTGAGTCCGCTCTAAAAGGCCTTTTCCCACGAATTTCACGAATTGATTTTACAAAAATTAAATTCGCGTCATGTGTGCCGCCCATAATTTTTGGGGTGAACTCAATGAGTAAATTCTCCCTTTATTGCTTTCCGGACGTTGCCCTCTGCAAGCTCCAGACGCTTTTGGGCTTCTTCCTTGGAGACCCCGGCCTCTATCATGACAATAGCCGTTTTCACGTGGCCGTCTGCGGCTTCCAAATACTGTGTTGCTTTCTCATAGTCGATACCGGTAACAATCATCAGGGTCCGCTTCGAACGTTCAATCAGTTTTTTGCTGTTCATCTGAAGATCGACCATCATGTTTCCATAGACTTTTCCAAGCTTAATCATGGCGGTTGTTGTCAGCATATTCAAAACCAGTTTTGTGGCCGTACCCGCTTTCATTCGGGTGGATCCCATCACAACCTCAGGACCCACGACGGGACAGATGGCAACATCTACCGGTACATTCATTTCGCTGCGCGGCGTACAGGTCACATAAAGGGTTTTTGCTCCAATCGAACGCGCGTAGTCGATCGCCCCAATGACGTAGGGTGTTCGGCGGCTTGCGGCAATCCCGCATACCACGTCTTTGCTGGTTACATGACGTGCCTTTAGATCCCGGGCACCATCCTCCTTAATATCTTCCGCGCCCTCCTGAGCCACAACAAGGGCTTCATAGCCGCCGGCAATAATTCCCTGCACCATTTCAGGATCGGCACCGTATGTAGGGGGAATTTCGGACGCATCCAGCACACCCAACCGGCCACTGGTTCCTGCACCCACATAAAACAAACGTCCTCCGTTT from Calditrichota bacterium encodes the following:
- the mfd gene encoding transcription-repair coupling factor; the protein is MGEETVNYYPETQAGKAYYSQVQFEVTGQRLRTLQMLLEGSDAVFVTTLRAASEKIPQPAYFRRSRIFLQVNRETEFESFVQNLFDFGYERVETVGGVGEFSVRGGIVDVFPYEEENPVRVEFFGNLVDSIRYFDVITQRSTKLMNALTLLQPSSSKDPSAAECSLFQYLQENSIILLDQPEVYEKMLSGEGGAPDDPFAETFGENASGRLFDLPDFLQEMKGRVVVRNEFLSSGKNALNPQIVTHENFRGNLNRLQESIQKRLSPGDSPPSEVFISLEEAFEIKRFKELFEESSLDTEAVHLGKGALSDGFYFPEAGLVLYTEKDIYGRPPRRKRWGKYRGGTPVRNVEALAAGDYVVHEDFGIGRFLGLSRIQVAGSERETIQLEYRDGDKLYVPIDKLHRVRKFTGREGFQPRLNKLGGTDWERIKNRTKKAIEEMANKLITIYAWRKAAKGFAFSKDTLWQKELEASFVYTETPDQLRTIEEIKRDMESPVPMDRLVCGDVGFGKTEVALRAAFKAAVDGKQVAVLVPTTVLAQQHYNTFKERLEKFPIRIALLSRFKSRKEQQEIVEGVKHGTVDILIGTHRLLSKDIAFKDLGLLIIDEEHRFGVAQKERLKEKFKLVDVLTLTATPIPRTLHFSIMGARDMSTINTSPANRLPIMTEVMPFDKKLIRQAILNEVHRGGQVFFVHNRVQSIAAVAEMVQKLVPEVRVRVAHGKMKGHELENVMLAFMNREFDCLVSTMIIESGLDLPNVNTLIVNRADKFGLAQMYQLRGRVGRSNRQAYAYFLVPPVKYLTDSALQRLQTLEEFVELGSGLQIAMKDLEIRGAGNLLGAQQSGYVNAVGFDMYTRFLEEAVQKLRQENLEEPEQKETKKIEVEVDSDYDAFIPKEYISSDSERLAVYRRLSEASSQKILADLRDELKDRFGPIPPETDTLFKLGQLRILAGQIGLERVRIRKGLLTAFFSDELLHDEANQELLQKVVGKILSYSSQRIKFLKGEKFGFRFTPDKNDENPLNEIEGFFRMITLKAA
- the murQ gene encoding N-acetylmuramic acid 6-phosphate etherase, translated to MLESEKALFDEIASLATEQRNPNSMDIDSKSTEEILKIINEEDKKVPLAVEKEIPYIAHAVEIITHAFKNGGRLFYVGAGTSGRLGVLDASEIPPTYGADPEMVQGIIAGGYEALVVAQEGAEDIKEDGARDLKARHVTSKDVVCGIAASRRTPYVIGAIDYARSIGAKTLYVTCTPRSEMNVPVDVAICPVVGPEVVMGSTRMKAGTATKLVLNMLTTTAMIKLGKVYGNMMVDLQMNSKKLIERSKRTLMIVTGIDYEKATQYLEAADGHVKTAIVMIEAGVSKEEAQKRLELAEGNVRKAIKGEFTH